A part of Leishmania panamensis strain MHOM/PA/94/PSC-1 chromosome 34 sequence genomic DNA contains:
- a CDS encoding mitochondrial carrier protein, putative (TriTrypDB/GeneDB-style sysID: LpmP.34.3170), producing the protein MTQSFSSSLNGSSRCVSAKNEHPWMHGAAGVMGGSTAMMLFYPLDFLRTRMHTIHQGSRTMPLRSAREIVRQEGLRGMYKGIGVSVISHSVGWGLYLLSFRAAQQRITELLGGKVEDFMFEQSSLDFMSACVAATITGTVVTPLHVIKTRRQLCDANHLPNCVRAQPLPPGFAGVRAIVRREGWKAMFRGLGPQVLLTGNTIIQVTIYEWFRRHMFTNHENPSPLQVALASGFSKAVACTLFNPLEVVRTCLQDHRNHGRAEFKSMWTGLQTIWRSEGLHGMYRGLPVNVARVIPTTMMAFVLYEKSLWAIRTTYEMAESLHTAGAATSSASNGVKGGAAGSNISTASNSKAGRSVGQPQFQ; encoded by the coding sequence ATGACGCAGTCTTTCTCATCATCCTTGAATGGCTCCTCGCGGTGCGTGTCAGCGAAGAATGAGCATCCATGGATgcatggcgctgcaggcgtcATGGGCGGGTCAACCGCGATGATGCTGTTCTACCCGCTCGACTTTCTCCGCACTCGCATGCATACCATTCACCAGGGAAGTCGCACGATGCCGCTCCGCTCCGCGCGTGAGATTGTGCGTCAGGAAGGATTGCGTGGCATGTACAAAGGCATCGGCGTGTCGGTCATCTCGCATAGCGTTGGCTGGGGCCTATAtttgctctcttttcgcgccgcgcagcagcgcatcacgGAGTTGCTCGGCGGAAAAGTGGAGGACTTTATGTTTGAGCAGTCCAGTCTCGATTTCATGAGCGCGTGTGTCGCAGCTACTATCACGGGTACCGTCGTCACCCCGCTTCACGTCATCAAGACACGCCGGCAGCTGTGCGACGCCAACCACCTTCCCAACTGCGTACGTGCGCAGCCACTGCCCCCCGGCTTTGCTGGGGTCCGAGCTATTGTACGGCGGGAGGGTTGGAAGGCCATGTTCCGCGGGCTTGGACCTCAGGTACTGCTCACCGGCAACACCATCATCCAAGTGACTATCTACGAGTGGTTCCGGCGTCACATGTTCACCAACCACGAAAAtccctcgccgctgcaggtggcACTGGCTTCCGGCTTTTCCAAGGCAGTGGCCTGTACCCTCTTCAACCCCCTCGAGGTTGTGCGGACCTGCTTGCAGGATCACCGCAACCACGGCCGAGCGGAGTTCAAGAGCATGTGGACCGGCTTGCAGACTATCTGGCGAAGTGAGGGGCTCCACGGTATGTACCGCGGCCTTCCTGTGAACGTTGCTCGTGTCATCCCCACAACGATGATGGCGTTTGTGCTGTACGAGAAGAGCCTGTGGGCGATACGTACGACGTATGAGATGGCTGAGTCGCTGCAcacagcaggcgctgcgacTTCAAGCGCTAGCAATGGCGTcaaaggcggtgctgctggtagCAACATCAGCACTGCAAGCAACAGCAAGGCGGGCCGTTCTGTGGGACAGCCTCAGTTCCAGTAG
- a CDS encoding hypothetical protein (TriTrypDB/GeneDB-style sysID: LpmP.34.3090) yields the protein MEKWRTAKAQKQAEIEHLNGKLRRVCAAIEDEKSASETKIRESQDEHEAELRAARRRVEQSVKSEYDAKIAEAQQKLCAARKEEASLRELLGEKDAGGGNTAGTAKDVVNTALTAAVSAVLRGLDDAFQSEEAEGLKMDVWRSELQSLVQHEVQTSFAVGVESETQAERTEYARFFDDMLAFWRSAEDQERERLLKMDESLLTDVQAIAHQELRQLQDEALAMERVYIESREAWAVEHQRLLQRELESTLQRQEVELQEQRRQRHSLHLERLRDAEARHKDAMSREEALHQQQMEQLQAYFGREEDLRTEQQRVQAAAQEDVAKSTALLRGVMATAEDAAAAVKAYEATVDEARRRVEVEREEHFKEQREVLKRLQELAATQCSNTDAERTALEDCASQLRLASQNLQRHLQDESAWLTQQETTYKRSKDDWEREYRRWQHLVQQERQAAEERFHEALLALQQSISLLDTEEREVAVETAAMHRCFGDMEALATKEIELLRRRAADLQSRSATIAEMQAHLSQKKAAMAEAKKQLADAQQRLEEEQAELRLDEERLRDMEEALRVAHSQAALRNYNIELLRAADAQPSRQRAAAVAATAIDADQYPPNHAEGSGSARPQASHGEKKRKVAALGGPASAKKRKDLHDPHRLPNRVLQELREQLNGLETIIADGAGRNVFVPTMCWGIPSPPRAMAVQRTREAHSRRHKAVDSAFAADAPAPLSAPPFSGHQPHTRREVRIHAQPAATSQSGRHADPSSLPLTPDTLSQVSLRVDEDCSPSGNTFTNLIDFSDLDTTSQSIL from the coding sequence ATGGAAAAGTGGCGCACCGCAAAGGCGCAGAAGCAGGCTGAGATTGAGCACCTGAACgggaagctgcgccgcgtgtgtgccgccATCGAAGACGAAAAGAGCGCCTCCGAGACGAAGATTCGTGAGTCCCAGGATGAGcacgaggcggagctgcgggCGGCGCGCCGGCGCGTAGAGCAGTCTGTGAAGTCAGAGTATGACGCCAAAATTGCGGAAGCCCAGCAGAAGCTGTGTGCGGCgcgaaaggaggaggcgtccCTTCGCGAGCTGCTAGGGGAGAAggacgccggcggcggcaataCGGCAGGGACGGCGAAGGATGTGGTGAACACGGCTCTCACGGCCGCCGTCTCTGCCGTTTTGCGTGGACTCGACGATGCATTCCAGTCAGAAGAAGCGGAGGGACTCAAGATGGACGTGTGGAGGTCGGAGCTTCAGTCACTCGTGCAGCACGAGGTTCAAACCTCCTTCGCTGTCGGTGTGGAGAGCGAAACCCAGGCAGAACGAACGGAGTACGCACGCTTCTTTGATGATATGCTGGCGTTCTGGAGGTCCGCAGAGGAccaggagagggagagattGCTCAAGATGGATGAGTCGTTGCTAACCGATGTGCAGGCCATAGCGCACCAGGAGttgaggcagctgcaggacgaAGCACTGGCCATGGAACGTGTGTACATTGAGTCGCGTGAGGCCTGGGCGGTGGAGCACCAGCGACTCCTCCAACGCGAGCTGGAGTccacgctgcagcgtcagGAGGtcgagctgcaggagcagcgccggcaacgGCATAGCCTCCACCTAGAGCGTCTCCGTGATGCTGAGGCACGGCACAAGGACGCCATGTccagggaggaggcgctgcaccagcagcagatggAGCAGCTCCAGGCTTACTTTGGCCGCGAGGAGGATCTACgcacggagcagcagcgggtccaggcggctgcgcaggagGACGTGGCAAAGTCGACGGCCCTCTTGCGCGGTGTCATGGCCACTGCTGAGgatgccgcggcagcagtgaaaGCGTATGAGGCGACGGTGGACGAGGCCCGACGGCGCGTTGAAGTAGAGCGTGAGGAGCACTTCAAAGAACAAAGAGAGGTACTGAAGCGCCTCCAAGAGCTTGCGGCGACGCAGTGCAGCAACACTGACGCGGAGCGTACTGCACTCGAGGACTGCgcctcgcagctgcgcctcgctTCCCAAAATCTCCAGCGTCACCTGCAAGACGAGAGCGCATGGTTAACGCAGCAGGAGACGACGTACAAGCGCAGTAAAGACGACTGGGAGCGGGAGTATCGTCGCTGGCAGCACCttgtgcagcaggagcgccagGCCGCCGAGGAGCGTTTTCACGAAGCTCTGCTGGCGCTCCAGCAGAGCATCAGCCTTCTTGATAcggaggagcgcgaggtGGCGGTCGAGACCGCTgcgatgcaccgctgctttgGGGATATGGAGGCGCTAGCGACGAAAGAGATCGAGTTACTGCGACGGCGAGCGGCCGACCTGCAGAGCCGATCCGCCACCATAGCGGAGATGCAGGCACATCTTTCCcagaagaaggcggccatggcggaggcgaagaaacAACTCGCCgatgcacagcagcgtctggaggaggagcaggctgAGCTTCGCCTTGACGAAGAGAGGCTGCGCGacatggaggaggcgctgcgcgttGCTCACTCGCAGGCGGCGCTCCGCAACTATAACATCGAGCTACTCCGCGCAGCCGATGCCCAACCGTCACGACAACGGGCTGCTGCGGTAGCAGCGACCGCGATAGATGCAGATCAATACCCACCCAACCACGCTGAGGGGTCAGGCTCTGCACGCCCTCAAGCATCACatggagagaaaaagcgTAAAGTGGCCGCTCTTGGTGGCCCCGCGTCTGCCAAAAAACGAAAGGACCTTCACGATCCTCATCGCCTTCCCAACAGAGTACTTCAAGAACTACGTGAGCAGCTGAATGGACTCGAGACTATCATCGCTGACGGCGCCGGCCGCAATGTCTTCGTGCCGACGATGTGCTGGGGTATTCCCTCACCGCCACGCGCGATGGCGGTGCAACGAACCCGAGAAGCACACTCAAGGCGGCACAAGGCGGTCGATAGCGCTTTTGCAGCCgacgcgccagcgccactctctgcccctccgtTCTCTGGCCACCAGCCGCACACCCGTCGCGAAGTGCGCATTCATGCACAGCCGGCAGCCACATCGCAGAGCGGGCGTCACGCCGAcccgtcgtcgctgccactTACGCCAGACACCTTGTCTCAGGTGTCTCTGCGCGTCGATGAGGACTGCTCACCGAGTGGCAACACGTTCACAAACCTCATTGACTTCTCCGACCTCGATACTACGTCACAGTCGATTCTGTAA
- a CDS encoding hypothetical protein (TriTrypDB/GeneDB-style sysID: LpmP.34.3120): MATAEVEEEWGDGVDDFFTEFSLAASHDKSTRRKNADAHQAKVAQSQKKARLKEADRDESAKEARRRIAAAVISRATAKEIEAAARDAKKHQEMCPKKGNTGVASAHPRLSSFSLSGQHHGSSTAASSSPSSKEHSSTARQSGAEPPKSRFSQKRQKMAAKSARKAARKADAKVHCIPYRRVSRRQRR; this comes from the coding sequence ATGGCCACTGCAGAGGTAGAAGAGGAGTGGGGGGACGGCGTTGACGACTTCTTCACCGAGTTCTCTTTGGCTGCCTCCCATGACAAGTCGACGCGGCGCAAGAATGCTGATGCCCATCAAGCCAAAGTTGCGCAGTCACAGAAAAAGGCAAGGCTCAAGGAAGCCGACCGCGACGAGTCGGCTAAGGAAGCTCGGCGAcgcatcgccgctgcggtgatTAGCCGCGCAACGGCAAAGGAAAtcgaagcagctgcacgagatGCCAAGAAGCACCAAGAGATGTGTCCGAAGAAGGGTAACACCGGCGTTGCATCTGCCCATCCTAGACTCTCTAGCTTTTCCTTATCAGGGCAGCATCATGGTTCATCTACCGCAGCATCGTCCTCACCCTCATCGAAGGAGCACAGCTCGACAGCGCGTCAATCAGGTGCAGAACCCCCGAAATCGCGTTTTTCCCAGAAGCGCCAGAAGATGGCCGCCAAGTCTGCGCGAAAGGCAGCACGCAAGGCGGACGCAAAGGTGCACTGCATCCCATATCGACGCGTCTCAcgcaggcagcgccgctga
- a CDS encoding hypothetical protein (TriTrypDB/GeneDB-style sysID: LpmP.34.3150): MAGVLTLNLVLQKSKTDDIRRVRKLNVCASQIQDIGVLRQAVALEVLSMSLNDISELGALSNCHRLTEIHLRKNQICDINQVLHLSRLSSLEVLNLSDNPISRDPNYRRFVVAAIPSLERFDDRDITDEERDSALAVFPQLLSFAPPPSRYAQPMEGIAPPTIQERQAHAQASRMYARSSSATMFAAGQPDVHHRQAASSASGGGGVGGYNGRGDSAAGSNPPIRRAPPASVHQDPQYGAAPTPARSSPVPRAQAVNDYRTVSSFLPGPSEEGVVQAVKVLCSELSPEGLDDVRHFIDSLSGY, translated from the coding sequence ATGGCGGGCGTTCTCACACTGAACCTGGTGCTTCAGAAGTCCAAGACGGACGATATTCGCCGAGTTCGGAAGCTTAATGTATGCGCGTCGCAGATCCAAGATATCGGCGTTCTGCGACAGGCTGTAGCGTTGGAGGTGCTATCCATGTCGCTAAACGATATTTCAGAGCTTGGCGCCTTGTCAAATTGTCACAGACTGACGGAGATTCACCTCCGCAAGAATCAAATTTGCGACATCAACCAGgtgctgcatctctctcgcctGTCCTCCTTAGAAGTGCTTAACTTGTCCGACAACCCCATCAGCCGTGACCCCAACTACCGACGCTTTGTCGTCGCCGCTATTCCGTCGCTCGAGCGCTTCGATGACCGCGACATCACGGATGAGGAGCGCGACAGTGCCCTCGCAGTATttccgcagctgctgagttttgcacctcctccgtcgAGGTACGCACAGCCGATGGAAGGCATCGCACCACCGACGATCCAGGAGCGCCAAGCCCACGCGCAGGCGAGCAGGATGTACgccaggagcagcagcgccaccatgTTTGCGGCAGGCCAGCCCGACGTGCACCACAGGCAGGCCGCTAGCAgcgccagtggtggcggggggGTTGGTGGGTACAACGGCCGTGGTGACTCGGCCGCCGGCAGCAATCCACCCATTCGGAGGGCCCCGCCTGCATCGGTGCATCAGGATCCTCAGTACGGTGCTGCACCTACTCCTGCTCGCTCCAGCCCTGTCCCGCGTGCCCAGGCCGTCAACGACTATCGGACCGTCTCATCTTTCCTGCCCGGGCCGTCGGAGGAAGGTGTGGTGCAGGCTGTCAAAGTGCTGTGCTCAGAGCTGTCGCCTGAAGGGCTAGATGATGTGCGTCACTTTATCGACTCCCTGAGCGGGTATTAG
- a CDS encoding hypothetical protein (TriTrypDB/GeneDB-style sysID: LpmP.34.3140): MSSVTSAFDSFRCTYRGANDSVNDIDVDPNGGRLYAACSSGDVCVWDIQTQELKARLCHPQRVNAVRCFPLCNSAASCAAPLQPPPAEIPVVVSDREDRDALNRDSVAHYDIRWVLTGSEDGVVVVWCPVTYRMQNMCRPCSAAITALQLIPEPSSRAASKEGASEMEHRTSDPRRRRRYIEVNDGPAICCAASLRNVCILRVTTASSELVLLRAFQHHALITALTYVAPSMSLSTPLLVVGQEEGTLCVWNCAAWTYHDTMPYPTGEVDVAADARDDPTSVHEPLFQHGRVSKTFLYNCRRCNPSSDQAPLAGEAPATASVNPSDYIREMPASVSAEAMSVLESNCGTLPHSAKQAFLEQQQQDQGGLRFPAAPRDWRYDSRRVTCLTASRSSTHGSRNSYLYSGHAAGEVLLWGSVRKELTLLLLLKKIVLFSPSVWVWHLCAVPTLHISMPQPSEQKLGLKAGAKASLRPVNSRMISGTKSKSTMPLSSTRCARAGVASPLPTTHVSPLELIVWSDSGAVEYVSTRMRHVLHRQGPGFVSAAACVWGSPTIAPPPAPGPVSTLGSDYAAAATSSTKPTSKRSGGAVGGRHASSLSAHQYLVMAGFDGRVERYDVTEVLELVKSSGKLF, encoded by the coding sequence ATGAGCAGCGTTACCTCCGCCTTCGATTCCTTCCGCTGCACGTACCGTGGCGCCAACGACTCCGTCAACGACATCGATGTCGATCCGAATGGTGGCCGCCTCTATgcggcgtgcagcagcggagatgTTTGTGTCTGGGACATCCAAACTCAGGAGCTGAAGGCGCGACTGTGCCACCCACAGAGGGTGAATGCTGTTCGATGCTTTCCGTTGTGCAACTCAGCAGCTTcgtgcgcggcgccgctACAGCCTCCGCCGGCGGAGATCCCAGTAGTAGTATCCGACAGAGAAGACCGTGATGCTCTTAACCGTGACTCCGTCGCTCATTATGACATACGCTGGGTTCTAACGGGCAGCGAGGATGGTGTGGTTGTCGTCTGGTGCCCAGTGACTTATCGCATGCAAAACATGTGCAGAccttgcagcgctgccatcacAGCCCTGCAGCTCATCCCTGAACCATCTTCCCGCGCCGCGAGCAAGGAGGGTGCGTCGGAGATGGAGCACCGCACGAGTGAtccgcggcgcaggcggagATATATTGAAGTCAACGACGGCCCCGCGATTTGCTGCGCGGCATCTCTGCGTAACGTGTGTATCTTACGCGTCACGACCGCGTCGTCGgagctcgtgctgctgcgtgcgttCCAGCACCACGCTCTTATCACGGCCCTCACCTACGTCGCCCCGTCCATGTCTCTCTCAACGCCACTGCTGGTAGTGGGACAAGAGGAGGGCACCCTTTGCGTGTGGAACTGCGCAGCATGGACTTATCATGACACGATGCCCTATCCCACCGGAGAGGTCGACGTGGCAGCCGACGCGCGCGATGATCCCACGTCGGTGCATGAGCCACTGTTCCAGCACGGTCGTGTCTCCAAGACGTTTCTCTACAACTGCAGGCGGTGCAACCCATCGAGTGATCAGGCGCCTCTCGCGGGGGAAGCACCTGCGACAGCGTCTGTGAATCCCTCGGACTACATTCGAGAGATGCCAGCCTCGGTGTCGGCGGAGGCCATGAGTGTGCTGGAGAGCAACTGCGGCACCCTTCCCCACAGCGCAAAGCAGGCGTTTctagagcagcagcagcaggaccAGGGTGGCTTGAGGTTCCCTGCCGCGCCGAGAGACTGGAGGTATGACTCTCGTCGCGTTACCTGTCTGACAGCGAGCCGCAGTTCCACGCACGGCAGTAGGAACTCGTACCTCTACTCGGGTCATGCAGCTGGGGAGGTGCTACTCTGGGGATCAGTCCGGAAAGAACTGACTTTGCTGCTCTTACTAAAAAAAATTGTTCTCTTTAGCCCGTCTGTGTGGGTTTGGCATCTGTGTGCCGTGCCCACGCTGCACATCAGTATGCCTCAGCCATCGGAGCAGAAGCTCGGTCTCAAGGCAGGTGCTAAGGCGTCCTTGCGGCCGGTAAATAGTAGAATGATCAGTGGAACGAAGTCGAAGAGCACAATGCCCCTCTCCTCAACtcgctgcgcgcgtgcaggagtggcctctcctctcccgaCCACGCATGTATCACCTCTTGAGCTCATTGTCTGGTCGGACAGCGGAGCGGTCGAGTACGTCAGTACCCGCATGCGTCACGTGCTGCATCGCCAAGGCCCCGGCTTCGTCTCTGCGGCGGCTTGTGTCTGGGGGAGTCCGACGATTGCACCCCCGCCAGCACCTGGGCCGGTGAGCACGCTCGGCAGTGActacgctgccgctgccacgtcGTCAACGAAGCCCACCTCGAaacgcagcggtggtgctgtaGGAGGCAGACACGCCAGTTCCTTGTCAGCGCACCAGTACCTCGTGATGGCCGGCTTTGACGGCCGAGTAGAGCGGTATGACGTCACCGAGGTGCTCGAGTTGGTGAAGAGCTCTGGCAAATTATTTTAG
- a CDS encoding Peroxin 19 (TriTrypDB/GeneDB-style sysID: LpmP.34.3110), whose amino-acid sequence MSDNDLDVLLDEAMDMVDEQERKHEEEVRVRDAKLEDDLQKALDEASGTVGGDADMMKMFMSMLGGGADDASLDSFKKSVMTMVSTLEVEENLGEEDKANLLRVKELMRVMEEEDLDKANSLLEQMKQEGKLPDDNSVGDADVDEASRRCMEMLQQLSNATQGGNVDPASTPVAASSSSATSPAGSAGNSATIPAEVDRATEAMASALISTLVDPQFVEPIKLMRDSYGPYMEAHRSELSQEDCERYDRQQARAQEICDLLQSPISGAEDPRLVQLLELMNNYSELGNPPSNLVEYAPKNRKESNSASDTTA is encoded by the coding sequence ATGTCCGATAACGACCTCGACGTGCTTCTTGACGAGGCGATGGATATGGTCGACGAACAGGAGCGcaagcacgaggaggaggttcGCGTACGGGACGCAAAGTTGGAGGACGATCTGCAAAAGGCTCTGGATGAGGCCTCTGGTACAGTCGGTGGTGACGCGGATATGATGAAGATGTTTATGTCCAtgctcggcggtggcgctgacgacgcTTCTCTCGACAGTTTCAAGAAAAGCGTCATGACAATGGTTTCCACactggaggtggaggagaattTGGGCGAAGAGGACAAGGCGAACCTGCTACGAGTGAAGGAGCTGATGCGCGtgatggaagaggaggacctTGACAAGGCAAACAGCTTACTGGAGCAGATGAAGCAGGAGGGCAAGCTTCCTGATGACAATAGCGTCGGTGACGCGGATGTCGATGAGGCGTCGAGACGGTGCATGGAAATGCTCCAACAGCTCTCCAACGCCACACAAGGAGGAAATGTGGACCCAGCGTCGACGCCGGTAGCAGCCTCGTCGTCTTCAGCTACATCACCGGCGGGCTCAGCTGGCAATAGTGCCACGATCCCTGCTGAGGTAGACCGTGCAACGGAGGCCATGGCATCGGCTTTGATTTCGACGCTAGTGGATCCACAGTTTGTCGAACCCATAAAACTGATGCGCGACTCGTACGGACCGTACATGgaggcgcaccgcagcgagcTGTCACAGGAGGATTGCGAGCGCTACGATCGCCAACAAGCCAGGGCGCAAGAAATCTGCGACTTACTGCAGAGCCCCATCTCTGGAGCAGAGGATCCACggctcgtgcagctgctggagctcaTGAACAACTACTCGGAGCTAGGTAATCCGCCGAGCAACCTGGTCGAGTATGCGCCTAAGAATCGAAAGGAGTCGAACAGTGCCAGTGACACGACGGCATAA
- a CDS encoding transport protein particle (TRAPP) subunit, putative (TriTrypDB/GeneDB-style sysID: LpmP.34.3160) — protein MRQRTVSIGKAASDQGGAAADLSSSEHTQVSLPAFSFFFSELCVRAYTFPTKVKNVEEVEARLTSLGVHVGTRLIMLSSVRDPVDLQRRPLTIDAVLKLLQEKLWARWFGRAASEIQRESNSDRFFLFDSDPIVLRHVHPSPDYIDSEGRWNVNYAGFMGGIIQGALQSMGFEAEVQTYHQPEPGKPHQSLFVIAFAKHVWERERKMRI, from the coding sequence ATGCGCCAGCGAACTGTTTCCATCGGCAAGGCAGCCAGTGACcagggcggcgccgcggcagacCTGTCTTCCAGCGAGCATACTCAGGTTTCCTTGCCTGCGTTtagctttttcttttcggaGCTGTGCGTACGCGCCTACACATTCCCTACAAAGGTGAAGAacgtcgaggaggtggaggctcGCTTGACCTCTCTAGGCGTTCATGTTGGGACTCGTCTTATCATGCTCTCTTCTGTCCGTGACCCCGTtgacctgcagcgccgcccgctAACGATTGATGCTGTcctgaagctgctgcaggagaagTTATGGGCACGCTGGTTTGGCCGCGCGGCCAGCGAGATCCAGCGCGAGAGCAACTCAGAtcgcttctttctctttgaCAGCGACCCTATCGTACTCCGCCACGTCCACCCATCCCCTGACTACATTGATAGCGAAGGCCGGTGGAACGTGAACTACGCCGGCTTCATGGGCGGCATAATTCAAGGGGCATTGCAGTCAATGGGCTttgaggcggaggtgcagacgTATCATCAGCCGGAGCCCGGCAAGCCGCACCAATCACTGTTCGTGATTGCGTTTGCGAAGCACGTCTGGGAACGGGAGCGGAAGATGCGAATCTGA
- a CDS encoding 60S ribosomal subunit protein L31, putative (TriTrypDB/GeneDB-style sysID: LpmP.34.3130): MTRAGMKGKVLGKEKKTAIIDARKKAVESRRSRDDKRWKRVIARMDEEKRKRFHGVGNTAKNSRARGTTRASLRKRTGRKPDAVSMEATIHLSKLLKKKTFAKRAPLAIKRIKAFVGRLMKTKDNRIDASLNTYIWHKGVKGVPGRVRVLIQRKSETAEGNKHKHFFTVISNVPVASFKGLTTKTVEQ; encoded by the coding sequence ATGACACGCGCTGGCATGAAGGGTAAGGTGCTTggcaaggagaagaagaccGCCATCATCGATGCTCGCAAGAAGGCCGTGGAGAGCCGCAGGAGTCGTGACGACAAGCGCTGGAAGCGTGTGATCGCGAGGATGGAtgaggagaagcgcaagagGTTCCACGGCGTCGGCAACACGGCGAAGAactctcgcgcgcgcggtACGACCCGCGCGTCCCTGCGCAAGCGCACTGGCCGCAAGCCGGACGCTGTGAGCATGGAGGCGACGATTCACTTGTCGAAGCTTCTGAAGAAGAAGACCTTCGCGAAGCGCGCTCCGCTGGCGATCAAGCGCATCAAGGCGTTTGTGGGCCGTCTGATGAAGACGAAGGACAACCGCATTGACGCGTCGCTGAACACGTACATCTGGCACAAGGGCGTGAAGGGCGTCCCTGgccgcgtgcgcgtgctgaTTCAGCGCAAGTCGGAGACGGCGGAGGGCAACAAGCACAAGCATTTCTTCACGGTCATCTCGAACGTGCCGGTTGCGTCCTTCAAGGGCTTGACTACGAAGACCGTGGAGCAGTAG
- a CDS encoding replication factor C, subunit 3, putative (TriTrypDB/GeneDB-style sysID: LpmP.34.3100): MYAGRQGEEGKVAASHLPWVEKYRPSTLESVVAHEDILSTLRHLMNSGNMPHLLLYGPPGTGKTTTIKACAYYLYGKDRVRANVLEMNASDDRGIDVVRQQTREFASTTSIFSVMGSSSSTGSGSGGSAVKFKLVILDEADQMSHDAQAALRRVIEKYTRNVRFCLLCNHINKIIPALQSRCTRFRFAPVKKSAMMPRLRYVAEHEGVKYTTDGLAAAYRLSQGDLRRCLNTMQASALSANEITEESVYRVTGNPTPADVTTIVSHMLSSDFATSWIKTEEAVTQKGISMADLTREIHPVVMAMDLPQDCKCFLLMKLSDLEYYAAGGARESAGLGGLLGAFQLVKETVVQRKPIKDVAGDCAF, from the coding sequence ATGTACGCAGGCAGGCAAGGTGAGGAGGGCAAGGTGGCTGCCAGCCATCTGCCATGGGTGGAGAAGTACCGTCCTAGCACACTGGAGAGCGTCGTCGCACACGAGGACATTCTCAGCACGTTACGGCATCTCATGAATAGCGGTAATATGCCTCACCTGCTGCTCTACGGTCCGCCTGGTACCGGTAAGACGACCACCATTAAGGCATGTGCGTACTATCTCTACGGTAAGGATCGAGTGCGCGCGAACGTGCTTGAGATGAACGCGTCCGATGACCGTGGCATCGACGTGGTGCGCCAGCAGACTCGCGAGTTCGCTAGCACCACTTCCATATTTTCCGTAATGGGCTCCAGCAGCTCAACTGGAAGCGGAAGCGGTGGCTCGGCGGTAAAGTTTAAGCTTGTGATCCTCGACGAGGCAGATCAGATGTCCCACGATGcccaggcggcgctgcgtcgcgtTATCGAGAAGTACACGCGCAACGTGCGCTTTTGTCTCCTCTGCAACCACATCAACAAAATCATTCCCGCTCTGCAGTCTCGGTGCACTCGCTTCCGCTTCGCACCAGTGAAGAAGTCGGCGATGATGCCGCGCCTCCGGTACGTTGCAGAGCACGAAGGCGTCAAGTATACGACGGACGGGCTGGCGGCCGCGTACCGCCTCAGCCAAGGCGATTTGCGCCGGTGCCTCAACACCATGCAGGCCTCGGCTCTCTCTGCAAATGAGATTACGGAAGAGTCTGTCTACCGAGTCACCGGGAACCCGACCCCTGCGGACGTGACGACGATCGTGTCGCACATGCTTTCTAGCGACTTCGCGACAAGCTGGATCAAGACAGAGGAGGCTGTTACGCAGAAAGGTATCTCCATGGCGGACTTGACTCGCGAGATCCATCCCGTCGTGATGGCCATGGACTTGCCGCAGGACTGCAAGTGTTTTCTGCTCATGAAGCTTTCGGACCTCGAGTACTACGCGGCCGGAGGGGCGCGTGAGTCGGCTGGCCTTGGTGGGCTGCTGGGGGCCTTTCAGCTTGTCAAGGAGACCGTTGTGCAGCGCAAGCCAATCAAGGATGTGGCCGGAGACTGCGCGTTCTAA